In one window of Frigoriglobus tundricola DNA:
- a CDS encoding Gfo/Idh/MocA family protein, with product MNRSVAALTAAGLPGWFAAEQFGACARAAEEKKTVGANGKLNIGVIGVGPEPRRSNALYGEAKRFKDKVNFTAVCDVDARHVEHAVKQYKKDGYDVKGLADFRELVTSKDVDAVIVATPDHWHAIIAIAAMKAGKDVYCEKPLTLTIEEALAMKTAVADTKRVLQTGSQQRTEMGGKFRLATELVRAGRVGKIEKIECRIGTNPHSGPIKEVEPPKELNWDMWLGPTPKVPYRLDGGKTNCHYEFRWWYDYSGGKMTDWGAHHIDIAQWMLGMDGNGPVAVEVIEASKPYDKGDGYNCHERFKVLHTYANGVKVEVSHGAGSTAKGLVDAKGEPWKSRDGKTHDGVDGGENGVLVIGDKGTLFVSRGLLLASDKGIFAPIKDDPKLYPTRPATHMGNFLDCVQSRETPICGVEVGAGSVIVCHIGTIALRTGLKLKWDPKSHTFDSSEANKHLARARRGDWKLA from the coding sequence ATGAATCGCTCCGTCGCGGCCCTCACCGCCGCCGGTCTGCCCGGCTGGTTCGCGGCCGAACAGTTCGGCGCCTGTGCCCGCGCCGCCGAGGAAAAGAAAACGGTCGGCGCCAACGGCAAACTGAACATCGGCGTCATCGGCGTCGGCCCGGAACCGCGGCGCTCGAACGCCCTGTACGGCGAGGCCAAGCGGTTCAAGGACAAGGTGAACTTCACCGCTGTGTGCGACGTGGACGCCCGGCACGTCGAACACGCCGTCAAGCAGTACAAGAAGGACGGCTACGACGTGAAGGGGCTCGCGGACTTCCGCGAGCTCGTGACGAGCAAGGACGTGGACGCGGTCATCGTCGCCACCCCGGACCACTGGCACGCGATCATCGCCATCGCCGCCATGAAGGCCGGTAAGGACGTGTACTGCGAGAAGCCGCTCACGCTGACGATCGAAGAAGCGCTCGCGATGAAGACGGCCGTCGCCGACACCAAGCGCGTGCTCCAGACCGGCAGCCAGCAGCGGACCGAGATGGGCGGCAAGTTCCGGCTGGCGACGGAACTCGTCCGCGCCGGCCGCGTGGGCAAGATCGAAAAGATCGAGTGCCGGATCGGGACGAATCCGCACAGTGGCCCGATTAAAGAGGTCGAACCGCCGAAGGAACTGAACTGGGACATGTGGCTCGGGCCGACCCCGAAGGTGCCGTACCGGCTCGACGGCGGGAAGACGAACTGCCACTACGAGTTCCGCTGGTGGTACGACTACAGCGGCGGCAAGATGACCGACTGGGGCGCGCACCACATCGACATCGCCCAGTGGATGCTCGGCATGGACGGCAACGGACCGGTCGCGGTCGAGGTGATCGAAGCGTCCAAGCCCTATGACAAGGGCGACGGCTACAACTGCCACGAAAGGTTCAAGGTGCTGCACACCTACGCCAACGGCGTGAAGGTGGAAGTGAGCCACGGGGCGGGTTCGACGGCCAAGGGGCTGGTGGACGCCAAGGGCGAACCGTGGAAGAGCCGGGACGGGAAGACCCACGACGGCGTCGACGGCGGTGAGAACGGCGTCCTCGTCATCGGCGACAAGGGCACGCTGTTCGTCAGCCGCGGGCTGCTGCTCGCCAGCGACAAGGGCATCTTCGCGCCGATCAAGGACGACCCGAAGCTGTACCCGACGCGCCCGGCCACGCACATGGGCAACTTCCTGGACTGCGTGCAGAGCCGCGAAACGCCGATCTGCGGGGTCGAGGTCGGGGCGGGGTCGGTCATCGTTTGCCACATCGGCACGATCGCGCTGCGCACCGGGCTGAAGCTCAAGTGGGACCCGAAGAGCCACACGTTCGACAGCTCGGAGGCGAACAAGCACCTGGCCCGCGCCCGCCGCGGCGACTGGAAGCTGGCGTAG
- a CDS encoding DUF4261 domain-containing protein, producing MADDLLDRFFGKGVPRLGGPPVANPRLTDPIGLQLLLDVPLALDAEEVTKALRDYHADMARATAELYFVPPDPNPKAGEGEPSIMGLIAWERHVIKVVGFTAPMPPDAVRACVQPAHFDAGFKTRAYQHASHVMLYYAGYELDPLEQYVALAAAAGSVAYFGASFVLNETARTAVPAAVLHPHEEDGGDMLGALRGFPLPFLFCGFVKLEVEGEPGVWMRTYGCHRLGLPDFAFHAPGHELGSATFEIFSNLLAYLRLSGKQFVPGDTMRVGDDVFMRLRARTPHEWYLESEGEMLVAERIPAGEVNK from the coding sequence ATGGCCGACGACCTGCTGGACCGGTTTTTCGGGAAGGGCGTACCGCGGCTCGGCGGTCCGCCGGTCGCCAACCCGCGGCTCACGGACCCCATCGGTTTGCAGCTCCTGTTGGACGTGCCGCTCGCCCTGGACGCCGAAGAGGTCACCAAGGCGCTCCGCGACTACCACGCGGACATGGCCCGGGCCACGGCGGAACTGTACTTCGTCCCGCCGGACCCGAACCCGAAAGCCGGCGAGGGCGAACCTTCGATCATGGGCCTGATCGCGTGGGAGCGGCACGTGATCAAGGTGGTCGGCTTCACCGCGCCGATGCCACCGGACGCGGTCCGTGCGTGCGTGCAGCCCGCCCACTTCGACGCCGGGTTCAAGACGCGCGCGTACCAGCACGCGTCGCACGTGATGCTGTACTACGCGGGCTACGAACTCGACCCGCTGGAACAGTACGTGGCCCTGGCGGCGGCGGCCGGGTCGGTGGCGTACTTCGGGGCGTCGTTCGTGCTGAACGAGACGGCCCGCACGGCGGTCCCGGCGGCGGTGCTGCACCCGCACGAGGAGGACGGCGGGGACATGCTCGGCGCGCTCCGCGGCTTCCCGCTCCCGTTCCTCTTCTGCGGCTTCGTGAAGCTGGAAGTGGAGGGCGAGCCGGGCGTCTGGATGCGCACGTACGGCTGTCACCGCCTGGGGTTGCCGGACTTCGCGTTCCACGCGCCGGGTCACGAACTCGGCTCGGCCACGTTCGAGATCTTCAGCAACCTGTTGGCGTATCTGCGGCTCTCGGGCAAACAGTTCGTCCCCGGCGACACGATGCGGGTGGGCGACGACGTGTTCATGCGGTTGCGCGCCCGCACGCCGCACGAGTGGTACCTGGAGAGCGAGGGCGAGATGCTCGTCGCCGAGCGCATCCCCGCGGGCGAGGTGAACAAATGA
- a CDS encoding ABC transporter permease, translating into MQQFIAILKDSFREAVDGFVIYVMLGLSAVIILLAASMSFTPTEPTKAFEVIVQQFSLIVPEKGRSRAVAFERVNYKVADVQPISGGYKLRLAADGEALKGDEFDPVEAAGGKSDRPKGDTFRAAVVRWAAATGSTVRLNEKGGVEKEKGGKRNKGIDFATPTAVPVTDQRAVTDAQMEEFLKSQFVMHAGMTATVTRVKTGVEEPAYAFDVTTSGGSAVQGWPHTTKVLFGAFALNDAGPLGATLWLIEDVVINRFGGTFTLLVGMIITAFFIPNMLRKGSVDLLISKPINRAQLLVYKYIGGLTFMFLVTAFTVGGIWLVMAVRSGYWDPAFLFAIPILTLTFAILYAMSTLVAVFTRSAVAAMLMTVGFAFFLFVFGQIKATYDDNRAANPDAERPAWLATVVDTGNDVLPRTRELDLLIRRKISEGTLTPAMQKVLIEQSESAPLVGTIGVSLVHIALMLGIACWWFSTRDY; encoded by the coding sequence GTGCAACAGTTCATCGCCATCTTGAAGGACTCGTTCCGCGAGGCCGTGGACGGGTTCGTCATTTATGTCATGTTGGGGCTGTCGGCGGTCATCATTCTGCTCGCCGCCAGCATGTCGTTCACCCCCACGGAGCCGACGAAGGCGTTCGAGGTGATCGTCCAACAGTTCAGCCTCATCGTTCCGGAAAAGGGCCGCAGCCGCGCCGTCGCGTTCGAGCGCGTCAACTACAAGGTGGCGGACGTGCAGCCGATCAGCGGCGGGTACAAGCTGCGCCTGGCGGCCGACGGCGAGGCGCTCAAGGGCGACGAGTTCGACCCGGTGGAGGCGGCCGGCGGGAAGTCGGACCGGCCCAAGGGCGACACGTTCCGCGCCGCGGTCGTCCGGTGGGCGGCGGCCACCGGTAGTACCGTGCGGTTGAACGAAAAGGGCGGGGTCGAGAAGGAGAAGGGCGGCAAGCGCAACAAGGGGATCGATTTCGCTACGCCCACCGCGGTTCCCGTGACGGACCAGCGGGCCGTCACCGATGCCCAGATGGAGGAGTTCCTCAAGAGCCAGTTCGTGATGCACGCCGGCATGACCGCCACCGTGACCCGCGTCAAGACCGGGGTCGAGGAGCCGGCCTACGCCTTCGACGTGACCACGAGCGGCGGCTCCGCGGTCCAGGGGTGGCCGCACACGACGAAGGTGCTGTTCGGCGCGTTCGCCCTCAACGACGCCGGCCCGCTCGGGGCCACGCTGTGGCTGATCGAGGACGTCGTCATTAACCGGTTCGGCGGGACGTTCACGCTCCTGGTGGGCATGATCATCACCGCGTTCTTCATCCCCAATATGCTCCGCAAGGGGAGCGTGGACCTGCTCATCTCCAAGCCGATCAACCGCGCCCAGTTGCTCGTTTACAAGTACATCGGCGGTTTGACGTTCATGTTCCTGGTGACCGCGTTCACGGTCGGCGGCATCTGGCTCGTGATGGCCGTCCGGTCCGGGTACTGGGACCCGGCGTTCCTTTTCGCCATCCCGATCCTGACGTTGACGTTCGCGATCCTGTACGCCATGTCCACCCTGGTCGCCGTGTTCACCCGCAGCGCCGTTGCGGCCATGCTCATGACGGTCGGGTTCGCGTTCTTCCTGTTCGTGTTCGGACAGATCAAAGCGACCTACGACGACAACCGGGCCGCCAACCCGGACGCCGAGCGCCCCGCGTGGCTGGCGACGGTGGTGGACACCGGTAACGACGTCCTGCCGCGCACCCGCGAACTCGACTTGCTCATTCGCCGCAAGATCTCCGAGGGCACACTGACGCCGGCCATGCAGAAAGTGCTCATCGAACAAAGCGAATCGGCCCCGCTCGTTGGCACCATCGGCGTGTCGCTCGTCCACATCGCGTTGATGCTCGGTATTGCCTGTTGGTGGTTCAGCACCCGCGATTACTGA
- a CDS encoding BamA/OMP85 family outer membrane protein produces MRPSHLLPVVMLTFGLTALARGDGPPDVATPDRVGRVKIEGNTFTRDRVIMNQLGIYPGQVLQYPKLEDARMRLARLGIFDTSEPPEVVAVPNELDDFKDVIVRVRETRTGQFILGGSVNSDAGLTGNIAINERNFDITRIPTSWDDIRNGRAFRGGGEELNIQAAPGTTFSRYSVTFREPYLFDTPFGLTTSLYYFQRSYTEYTEERYGGRITLDRRLDPIWTASVSTRIEGVSIKDTPIGAPTSISQYEGDHFLAGFRAGLKRDTRDSYVYPTKGNVFDIGFEEVTGDHTFPVGMAEFTQFFSNKYFARDDGSGKHVLGIRTQVGFAGANAPIYERFYAGGIRSFRGFAFRGVGPFTPGSDYALGGTFSFLNTVEYQIPVLPSDKMFWVAFVDHGTVESKVEIKDYRVSVGTGIRIAIPALGPMPLALDVAFPIVKGPGDHKQIFNFSVGVFGSN; encoded by the coding sequence ATGCGCCCCTCCCACCTCCTGCCGGTCGTCATGCTGACGTTCGGCCTGACGGCCCTCGCGCGCGGCGACGGGCCGCCCGACGTAGCCACCCCGGATCGCGTCGGCCGGGTCAAAATTGAGGGCAACACCTTCACCCGCGACCGGGTGATCATGAACCAGCTCGGCATCTACCCGGGCCAGGTCCTCCAGTACCCCAAGCTCGAGGACGCCCGGATGCGGCTGGCCCGGCTCGGCATCTTCGACACCAGCGAGCCCCCCGAGGTGGTGGCGGTACCGAACGAACTGGACGATTTCAAGGACGTGATCGTGCGTGTGCGGGAGACGCGCACGGGCCAATTCATCCTGGGCGGGAGTGTGAACTCGGACGCGGGTCTGACGGGCAACATCGCGATCAACGAGCGGAACTTCGACATCACGCGGATCCCGACCAGCTGGGACGACATCCGGAACGGCCGTGCGTTCCGGGGCGGTGGCGAGGAGCTGAACATCCAGGCGGCGCCGGGCACGACGTTCTCCCGGTACTCGGTCACGTTCCGGGAGCCGTACCTGTTCGACACGCCGTTCGGCCTGACGACGTCGCTGTACTACTTCCAGCGGTCGTACACGGAGTACACGGAGGAGCGTTACGGGGGGCGCATCACCCTGGACCGTCGCCTGGACCCGATCTGGACCGCGTCGGTGAGCACGCGGATCGAGGGGGTCAGCATCAAGGACACGCCGATCGGTGCCCCGACGTCGATTTCGCAGTACGAGGGGGATCACTTTCTGGCCGGGTTCCGGGCCGGGCTGAAGCGCGACACGCGGGACTCGTACGTGTACCCGACCAAGGGCAACGTGTTCGATATTGGGTTCGAGGAGGTGACGGGGGACCACACGTTCCCGGTGGGTATGGCGGAGTTCACGCAGTTCTTCTCCAACAAGTATTTCGCCCGTGATGACGGGAGCGGGAAGCACGTGCTGGGCATCCGTACGCAGGTGGGTTTCGCGGGTGCCAACGCCCCGATCTACGAGCGGTTCTACGCGGGCGGGATCCGGAGCTTCCGTGGTTTCGCGTTCCGCGGTGTGGGCCCGTTCACGCCGGGGAGCGACTACGCGCTGGGGGGCACGTTCTCGTTCCTGAACACGGTCGAGTACCAGATCCCGGTGCTACCGAGCGACAAGATGTTCTGGGTGGCGTTCGTGGACCACGGCACGGTGGAGTCGAAGGTGGAGATCAAGGACTACCGCGTGTCGGTGGGTACAGGGATCCGGATCGCGATCCCGGCGCTGGGGCCGATGCCCCTGGCCCTGGACGTGGCTTTTCCGATCGTGAAGGGCCCGGGGGACCACAAGCAGATCTTCAACTTCTCCGTCGGCGTGTTCGGCAGCAACTGA
- a CDS encoding 5-oxoprolinase subunit B family protein, giving the protein MKLMPLGDQAVLAYLADEAAAVRFAGAVRAANPSWLFDVVPAYASVGVFFDADQIRAADVIAFLRGERAFPAFTITQGADAPRTERYFTIPVCYEMQLDLPRVCEVTGLSADEVVRRHTGAGYTVYAIGFVPGFPYLGYLPPELCGVGRLASPRVRVEPGSVGLTGRQTGIYPLPRPGGWNLIGRTPLTIVDAASGFFPLRVGDAVRFERIDEKEYRELDGERLGPGGRPDRDRGQ; this is encoded by the coding sequence ATGAAGCTCATGCCTTTAGGCGATCAGGCGGTGCTGGCCTACCTTGCAGACGAAGCCGCCGCCGTGCGGTTCGCGGGCGCCGTGCGGGCCGCAAATCCGTCGTGGCTGTTCGATGTGGTTCCGGCCTACGCGAGCGTCGGCGTCTTCTTCGACGCGGACCAGATTCGCGCCGCAGACGTAATCGCGTTTCTGAGAGGCGAGCGCGCGTTCCCCGCATTTACCATCACACAGGGCGCCGACGCCCCGCGCACGGAACGGTACTTCACGATTCCCGTCTGTTATGAAATGCAGCTCGATTTGCCCCGCGTGTGCGAAGTGACCGGGTTATCCGCGGACGAAGTCGTTCGCCGGCACACCGGGGCCGGGTACACCGTGTACGCGATCGGGTTCGTGCCGGGTTTCCCGTATCTGGGCTATTTGCCGCCGGAGTTGTGTGGGGTGGGACGTTTGGCGAGTCCGCGGGTGCGCGTCGAACCCGGGAGTGTCGGTTTGACCGGCCGGCAAACGGGCATCTACCCGCTCCCACGGCCGGGCGGCTGGAACCTGATCGGACGAACGCCGCTTACCATCGTGGACGCGGCGAGCGGCTTCTTCCCGCTCCGCGTGGGCGACGCGGTGCGGTTCGAGCGCATCGACGAGAAAGAGTACCGCGAACTGGACGGCGAGCGGCTCGGTCCGGGCGGCCGCCCGGACCGGGACCGAGGTCAGTAA
- a CDS encoding ABC transporter ATP-binding protein: MAVIETRDLRKTYGRIEALKGVSIRVEKGQIYGLLGQNGAGKTTLIKILLGIVRLTDGEASILDQPAGSADARRRVGYLPEDHAFPNYHTGYSLMDFYGSLYGVPAAERAKRIPETLEQVGIAGRMHSKIKTYSKGMKQRLGIAQALMHDPDLIILDEPTDGVDPMGRKEIRELMTVLKERGHTIFLNSHLLGEVELICDRVAILQQGKLVREGTIDELTKTKGTYTLGLLTGQTFPVDAVAQLGFPVRPLPDSAGHFEVTLPDGKTIEPVMKLLSERGLTVTHIVEKKQSLEDVFMTTVEGAEPGVDKKRRRGTARPVGGGE, encoded by the coding sequence GTGGCGGTCATCGAGACGCGGGATCTGCGCAAAACGTATGGTCGGATCGAGGCGCTCAAGGGCGTGTCGATCCGCGTCGAGAAGGGTCAGATCTACGGTCTGCTCGGCCAAAACGGCGCGGGCAAGACCACGCTCATCAAGATCCTCCTCGGGATCGTCCGGCTCACGGACGGCGAGGCGTCGATCCTGGACCAGCCGGCCGGCTCCGCCGACGCGCGGCGGCGGGTGGGCTACTTGCCCGAGGACCACGCCTTCCCGAACTACCACACCGGCTACTCGCTCATGGATTTTTACGGCAGCCTGTACGGCGTGCCGGCCGCCGAGCGCGCGAAGCGGATCCCCGAAACGCTCGAACAGGTCGGGATCGCGGGCCGGATGCACTCCAAGATCAAGACGTACTCGAAGGGCATGAAGCAGCGGCTCGGCATCGCCCAGGCCCTGATGCACGACCCGGACCTCATCATCCTCGACGAGCCGACCGACGGCGTGGACCCGATGGGGCGGAAGGAGATCCGCGAGCTGATGACCGTGCTCAAGGAGCGCGGCCACACCATCTTCCTCAACTCGCACCTGCTCGGTGAGGTGGAGCTGATCTGCGACCGCGTCGCGATCCTCCAGCAGGGGAAGCTGGTCCGCGAGGGGACGATCGACGAGCTGACGAAGACCAAGGGCACCTACACCCTGGGGCTGCTGACGGGCCAGACGTTCCCGGTGGACGCGGTCGCCCAGCTCGGGTTCCCCGTGCGCCCGTTGCCGGACAGCGCGGGCCATTTTGAAGTGACCCTGCCCGACGGCAAGACCATTGAGCCGGTGATGAAGCTGCTCTCCGAGCGCGGGCTGACGGTGACGCACATCGTTGAGAAGAAGCAGTCGCTGGAAGACGTGTTCATGACGACGGTCGAGGGGGCGGAGCCCGGTGTGGACAAGAAGCGGCGGCGCGGCACCGCCCGCCCGGTCGGGGGGGGAGAATAA
- a CDS encoding 2Fe-2S iron-sulfur cluster-binding protein, translated as MPKLSVEGVGAFEVPTGKRLVLALIDEAGVDQLHACGGNAACTTCRVEFVAGEPDLMTEAEKKVLAAKGLTGVRLSCQLACDGDMTVRCTSRLAGSGRKDAGKRPTDAISPPPVWVPKG; from the coding sequence GTGCCGAAGCTATCCGTTGAAGGCGTGGGCGCGTTCGAAGTGCCCACCGGTAAGCGACTCGTACTCGCCCTGATCGACGAGGCCGGGGTGGACCAGCTCCACGCGTGCGGCGGGAACGCGGCCTGCACGACGTGCCGGGTCGAGTTCGTGGCGGGCGAGCCGGACCTGATGACCGAGGCCGAAAAGAAGGTGCTGGCCGCGAAGGGTCTAACCGGCGTGCGTTTGAGCTGCCAGCTCGCGTGCGACGGGGACATGACCGTGCGGTGCACGAGCCGCCTCGCGGGCAGCGGGCGGAAGGACGCGGGCAAGCGCCCGACGGACGCCATCAGCCCGCCGCCGGTGTGGGTGCCGAAGGGATAA
- a CDS encoding RNA polymerase sigma factor has product MGPEQLADLVDRYAAALVLYARQWCACPEDVVQTAFLKLVSVRTPPDNLLPWLYRVVRNGAIDASRAARRRHRYEAAAADNAPKWFAPSYDPTGLDGQAAAAALAALPAETREIMVAHLWGGLTFEQIAEAVGSSAATCYRRYAAGLDTLRQKLGAERPAQTK; this is encoded by the coding sequence ATGGGACCGGAACAGCTAGCGGACCTGGTTGACCGGTACGCGGCGGCACTCGTGCTGTACGCGCGGCAGTGGTGCGCCTGTCCCGAAGACGTGGTTCAGACGGCGTTTCTGAAGCTGGTGAGCGTCCGCACGCCGCCGGACAACTTGCTCCCGTGGCTGTACCGGGTGGTGCGGAACGGGGCCATCGACGCGAGTCGGGCCGCCCGGCGCCGGCACCGGTACGAAGCGGCCGCGGCCGATAACGCCCCCAAGTGGTTCGCCCCGTCCTATGACCCGACCGGGCTGGACGGCCAGGCCGCCGCCGCCGCACTGGCCGCGTTGCCGGCCGAGACCCGGGAGATTATGGTCGCCCACCTGTGGGGCGGCTTGACGTTCGAGCAGATCGCCGAGGCCGTTGGCAGTTCCGCCGCCACCTGCTATCGCCGGTACGCGGCCGGCCTCGACACCCTCCGCCAGAAACTCGGGGCCGAACGCCCCGCTCAAACGAAATGA
- the bamA gene encoding outer membrane protein assembly factor BamA, producing the protein MTVCRRHCYWSVVAALVLVLLGAGRGWIGAADGPHGKIIADIVPMGCRLHPPEQILNQMRSRVGKAYDDLTIQEDVRRLINTRWFTPDGVRIFTVAEPDGRVKVMVYLTELTGTIQEIVYEGAQHLSKSELQSLTGLRKGDPMNPMANGLARQSLLRKYQDEGRYYATVELVEGNKPTDARVVFDIVEGPVIKVAAVNFVGNNHADAGRLRTQLVTKRQFIGIGGKFNPTTLDLDQKALVEYYQALGFLGVKMKPEIIRSADLAHVTIVYHIVEGVQYHVSGVQIDGAVSVPPEKLAAVTELKAGERYDRRITQRDLTRLRDYYGLRGYSVGIEEKLSADPTQPGLVNVQYVVRNDSGTPKRVGRVIIEGNEITQDRVIMNQLGIYPGQILQYPKLEDARMRLSRLGIFDGDQAPTVTVAPNNLEDNEFEDILVRVRETRTGQFILGGSVNSDAGLTGNIAINERNFDITRIPTSWDDIRNGRAFRGGGEELNIQAAPGTTFSRYSVTFREPYLFDTPFGLTTSLYYFQRSYTEYTEERYGGRITLDRRLDPIWTASVSTRIEGVSIKNTPLDAPWAISQYEGGHFLAGFRAGLKRDTRDSYIYPTKGNVFDIGFEEVTGDYTFPVGTAEFTQFFSNKALAREDGSGKHVLGIRTQVGFAGANAPIYERFYAGGIRSFRGFAFRGVGPFTPGSDYALGGTFSFLNTIEYQIPVLPSDKMFWVAFVDHGTVESKVEIKDYRVSVGTGIRIAIPALGPMPLALDVAVPIVKGPGDHKQLINFSVGVFGSQ; encoded by the coding sequence ATGACCGTTTGCCGACGCCACTGCTACTGGTCCGTCGTCGCTGCCCTCGTGCTCGTTTTGTTGGGAGCGGGGCGGGGCTGGATCGGCGCGGCCGATGGCCCACACGGCAAGATCATCGCCGACATCGTTCCGATGGGGTGCCGGCTGCACCCCCCCGAGCAGATCCTCAACCAGATGCGGTCGCGGGTCGGCAAGGCGTATGACGATTTGACCATTCAGGAGGACGTGCGGCGGCTGATCAACACCCGCTGGTTCACCCCCGACGGCGTGCGCATCTTCACCGTCGCCGAGCCCGACGGGCGCGTCAAGGTGATGGTGTACCTGACCGAACTGACGGGCACCATCCAGGAGATCGTGTACGAGGGGGCGCAGCACCTCAGCAAGAGCGAGCTGCAGTCGCTCACCGGGCTGCGCAAGGGCGACCCGATGAACCCGATGGCGAACGGGCTGGCCCGCCAGTCCCTGTTGCGCAAGTACCAGGACGAGGGGCGGTACTACGCGACCGTCGAACTCGTCGAGGGCAACAAACCGACCGACGCGCGGGTCGTGTTCGACATCGTCGAGGGGCCGGTGATCAAGGTGGCCGCCGTCAATTTCGTCGGCAACAACCACGCGGACGCCGGCCGGCTGCGGACGCAACTGGTTACGAAGCGCCAGTTCATCGGGATCGGCGGCAAGTTCAACCCGACCACCCTGGACCTCGATCAGAAGGCGCTCGTCGAGTACTACCAGGCACTCGGGTTCCTCGGGGTGAAGATGAAACCGGAGATCATCCGGTCCGCCGACCTGGCCCACGTCACCATCGTGTACCACATCGTTGAGGGGGTCCAGTACCATGTGTCCGGCGTGCAGATCGACGGGGCGGTGTCGGTGCCCCCGGAGAAACTGGCGGCGGTCACGGAACTGAAAGCGGGGGAGCGGTACGACCGGCGGATCACGCAGCGCGACCTGACCCGGCTCCGCGACTACTACGGCCTCCGCGGGTACTCGGTCGGGATCGAGGAGAAGCTGTCCGCCGACCCGACGCAACCGGGGCTGGTTAACGTCCAGTACGTCGTCCGCAACGACTCCGGCACCCCGAAGCGCGTCGGTCGGGTCATCATCGAGGGCAACGAGATCACCCAGGACCGGGTGATCATGAACCAGCTCGGCATCTACCCGGGCCAGATCCTCCAGTACCCCAAGCTCGAGGACGCCCGGATGCGGCTGTCCCGGCTCGGCATCTTCGACGGCGACCAGGCCCCCACGGTCACGGTGGCCCCGAACAACCTGGAAGACAACGAGTTCGAGGACATTCTCGTGCGTGTGCGGGAGACGCGCACGGGGCAGTTCATCCTGGGCGGGAGCGTGAACTCGGACGCGGGTCTGACGGGCAACATCGCGATCAACGAGCGGAACTTCGACATCACGCGGATCCCGACCAGCTGGGACGACATCCGGAACGGCCGTGCGTTCCGGGGCGGTGGCGAGGAGCTGAACATCCAGGCGGCGCCGGGCACGACGTTCTCCCGGTACTCGGTCACGTTCCGGGAGCCGTACCTGTTCGACACGCCGTTCGGCCTGACGACGTCGCTGTACTACTTCCAGCGGTCGTACACGGAGTACACGGAGGAGCGTTACGGGGGGCGCATCACCCTGGACCGTCGCCTGGACCCGATCTGGACCGCGTCGGTGAGCACGCGGATCGAGGGGGTCAGCATCAAGAACACGCCGCTGGACGCGCCGTGGGCGATCTCGCAGTACGAGGGGGGGCACTTTCTGGCCGGGTTCCGGGCCGGGCTGAAGCGCGACACGCGGGACTCGTACATCTACCCGACCAAGGGCAACGTGTTCGATATTGGGTTCGAGGAGGTGACGGGGGACTACACGTTCCCGGTGGGTACGGCGGAGTTCACGCAGTTCTTCTCCAACAAGGCCCTGGCCCGTGAGGACGGGAGCGGGAAGCACGTGCTGGGCATCCGTACGCAGGTGGGTTTCGCGGGTGCCAACGCCCCGATCTACGAGCGGTTCTACGCGGGCGGGATCCGGAGCTTCCGTGGTTTCGCGTTCCGCGGTGTGGGCCCGTTCACGCCGGGGAGCGACTACGCGCTGGGGGGCACGTTCTCGTTCCTGAACACGATCGAGTACCAGATCCCGGTGCTGCCGAGCGACAAGATGTTCTGGGTGGCGTTCGTGGACCACGGCACGGTGGAGTCGAAGGTGGAGATCAAGGACTACCGCGTGTCGGTGGGTACAGGGATCCGGATCGCGATCCCGGCACTGGGGCCGATGCCCCTGGCCCTGGACGTGGCGGTGCCGATCGTGAAGGGCCCGGGGGACCACAAGCAGCTCATCAACTTCTCCGTCGGCGTGTTCGGCAGCCAGTGA